CTCTTGCCAAATAATCTGCTTAGAGTTTAAACCATTATTCTGCAtatgtttctttctcttgcagGGTGGGAATAATGCAGGCCATACTGTCGTTGTTGATGGGAAAGAATATGATTTTCACCTATTTCCTAGTGGCATCATTAATCCAAAGGCAATTTCTTTTATTGGtaagacattttgaaaattacGATAAAAAATGACATTGTGAAGTGAATAGCTGGAACTGTACTTTGCagtaagaaggaaagaaaaacatgactCTCAGTCAGATTTGCTTTAGCCTCAGCTGTTTGacttttatttcactgctgctttacCATGAAGAGTTACTCTACTTTCAGTGTCAGTTTAGTTTCCACTGttagaaaactgaaagcaagaaCATCTTATCATGTTCCTTCCTATACTTTATGGTAAAATTTGGACCCCAGTCTCTACTTGTGCTCTCTTTTTATACTTTCAGAAATATATCTGCTATTCTTTGAGCACACAAATACCAGGACTtagctaaataaataataaaaatatctctctcAGCTCTTTACTGACTTCCAGAAATAGGCCCCAAAATGCAGGGCTCTACTTAGGAGGTCATTATCCAGTCCCCTTTTTATACACATCACCAGCTGTTTAGGGTGATGCTTTATTTTGCTATAAAGATACTTGGTGCAGATGGCATCATAAAAAGATTTGCAGCGTTCACTGGACATTAAACTCATATTTAAATGGTAGGCAAATTTAAGCCTCTTGTCCAAAGTTTTGATTCTTCCTGAGAGAAATGTACAGACTGTTCAAGAAATGAGTGTAAGTTTTAGTGAGTCAcagaatttcagttttgttccaTTTAATAATTTCCAAATGGATAACTAGAATctattaaactttttttttttctctcagctaAATATGGTGTGTTGTCTTGCTTTCCTATTTACTCCCTTGTCAATTAGTAATGACTATAACTTGAGTTATGCTAAATTTAGGCTGAGACAGGCTCTTGCATATATTTCTGACATTCCCaagaaggaggcagcagctgtttCCAGCCCACTGCATCACTAATCCTCCATGTCTCGCCAGCAGGGCTCTTTATCGCTCATGGGTTCTATTTTGTAGCTCAAAAGCAGGGGGAAGGCATTGCTAATGTATCACAGCACTGGTTTGAGCTGAGTTTAAAACAGAAACCTGATTATTGAggaagatttaaatattttcacacaGGCTTGTCAGTGTGGTAAGGCCAGGGACTTCTTTGAGCTTTTCCCTGTGAACAATTGAGGCTGGAGTTGCAGGGCAAAGTCCACCACGAACAAAGACAAGAATCCGCTTAGCTcagctggctgtgcagcagcctggcGTTCACGCCTGAAACaaaccagctctgcttctcctgactttagcagcccagcagctgcttaCCCCAAATCAGGATTTATCTTAAAAAGTTTAAGTTTAAAAAGTTCTCAAGATCACTTTGTGTGAACTCCAGTTTTACTTCTTGAATAAAAGTTTAGACAGCAAGTGTTTACAGGCCTTACATCCTAAAAATACGTGGTTGATTcctgtctttaaaataaatcatttatGTTCCCAAAGGTAATGGAGTGGTTATACATTTACCAGGCCTGTTTGAAGAAgctgaaaagaatgaaaagaaaggtTTGTATCGAGTAATTTTTAACCTACCTTTATATTAGCAGTCAGATTGAGGGTTTTTGTAAGCTGTTGTTTCTGACCATAAGTATGCAGTGCAGTAATAACATTCTGGATTTTAAATGAggaaacagtatttaaaatgttgaaatgtGTGGTAGTCTTTAgacatattttcaaaagcagtctTTTCATGGGTTTCATGGAATTTTATGGCATTTGATGccacattggaaaaaaaatcaatgctaAAGTGTGTGCTCAGCTTCCCTTGACCTCAAATAGGGATGATTTAACCCAAAATTTCTGTGCCCAAATGTAAACTTAGTTGGTTCTGCTTAGAGCAAAGCTTTACACCCTATGACCTTCCAAAATCCTCTACTTCTTAGATTGTTTTACATTTCTATATAGAAATTCTCTATTTTCTGAGGCACAAATGGAGTTTAAGTGATGTATTGTGTAGCAAGTTaaacaagaatatttatttaaagaattttgtGTAAGCCACAGCATTCTGGCATTTAAGAAGTATCTTTGTCCATACCAAAATGAGAAAGCTGATAAGtcaaaaacaagaaaagtttCTCAACAGAAACATTGCTACTATTTGATATTGTCTTGTGGTTTATCCATTTTGTCTACAGTTATCTTAACAAGAAATCGTATAAAATagcaaaaagacagaaaaagtaaaagccAATGTCAAAGCTCAACCAATCAGCACAGCTGAAATCCTACCTTTCTTCATCTTTTGACAGGTTTGAAAGATTGGGAGAAAAGACTGATTATATCAGATAGAGCACATATAGGTAAGTGAAGAGTGAAAGGGAAAAACCCTCCCTAATGATTGCTTAGCTCATGAGgctaaattaaattattattccaCAGAGCAGCTATGTATTTGATCTAACACAGCTTCTATTATGTTGTGTAATCTGAAGCATGATAATGGAATCTGTGTCCACTGAAGAGTGATGTTTTACATGTTTTCACAATGTTTAAGGAATACTCCCTCTGTTTTCCCTTGAGGAGGCCTGTGCACTGTCAGTGACAGCAGAGGCACTTTGTCTTGAAATTATGGATGTCTGTGatttcaagaatatttttctcctttgtgtcTCACTATATCCATTTGATTTTCCACTGCAGTGTTTGACTTTCACCAGGCAGTAGATGGGCTCCAGGAAGTGCAACGTCAAGCACAAGAAGgcaaaaagtaaatattttcaacacCCTCATTTCATTAATAGTTACACAAATTTGGAAAATTGGTGtaattttggaaaacagaaatgctgtgtgTCTCTGAAGAGCCTTGTTGATAAGAataattctgtgcttctgttctGATCCTGCTTATGTTAGTGAACAAACTGTCAGCCAGACTCAAGGCCTCATGCTTTACAGAATACCACAAATATTAACAATACTGATGCAAAGCCTGAAAGGTGctaatataatatatttattattatagaACTTCAATATCTTTTTATGTCTCAGACATCCTGTCTGATATATGATATAGTGATGAGCTTTGACAAAATTACTTAGCATAAAGTGTATTTTTGcatgtatttatacattttgAGGGgggtgtttctttttttacttaGTATTGGCACAACAAAAAAGGGGATTGGACCAACATATTCTTCTAAAGCTGCACGAACAGGCCTTCGGATTTGTGACCTCCTCTCTGACTTTGATGAATTTTCTTCAAGGTACAACTATTTTCATTTGTAAATATTGTCCTAAAGAGTGATACGTTTTGCCTGACAGATTTGCTTTTAAGGAgatgtttttaaatatgtgtCTGAATTTTGTATATAAATTGTctagaaggagaagaaaactggaaagaatgtgtgtgtgtgtatttcctGTAGTTCACAGAGTCACTCATAACTTAGAATGGAATTTTGAACATTGGGAAATGCACTGGTTGAGGTAGAGTCCTGAGTATTTTCTCTCTCTAGCTTTCAGTATATACTGTGCATAATATAAACTGAGTTCTTGCCAaaggttctgtgattctgtgactatGTTCCTCACAGATAGCATTTCAATATTTTACAGATTTAAAAACCTGGCACAGCAGTACAAGTCAATGTTTCCCACATTGGAAATTGATACAGAAGGACAATTGAAAAAGCTAAAGGTAAGGATTTAttacttgaaatatttatttttattttaaaaggttaaaaTGAAGTGTACCAGACATACCACTTACTGAGCTAATTTAGATGAAAAATGCGTATGTTCATTATTATGGAAGTTTTAATAAACAGTAGCTATGCTTTGTAGTAGAATGTTCTCTCTTACTGTAGGCATTAAATCTGCTGTGGAGGATTTAATTCTCCtataatattttacttttttgaaTGTTGTTTAAAATGACTGTTGTGTCAAAGAAGTCAAAAGAATGCAGGGTGATGACTTCAATTAGTGTCCTGTGTGTCAGTGGGACTTCCTTGCTTACTGAAGAATTGTTTGTGAAAGCATGTTTCTAGATTTCTAGATCCTGGTATTACaagaaatttgtctttttaCAAATTAATTCAGAAGAGCAACTGGTAAAACAGCTTTCATGAATATGTAAGAAAAGAGGATGTTAAAAATATCTCTTacttttcccatgttttttcTCATGAGTTTTTGGAGCTGACACCCTGaggatattttttaatgttcaaaAGGACtgatatgtttttcttttggtgctTGGACTAGTTCTAAGTCCTCAGTGTGGCAAGACTATAGCACACTATCTAAAGATTGCAGCAACAAAATTCAGTAGGTATACCACATCTCTGTGAACAGAAATGATACAGAAATTATGGCATTCTAATGCCATAATAAGTCATGTTTTCTTATATGTGTGGTTCAATAGATAGAAAGGAGTATAAACTAATGGTTgtatttttcaggaaagcaCAGTTATTGAGGCTGGAAGCTTAGACTTATCTGTatgttttgtctttcaaaagTGAACACAGTGTTCCCTGCTTCCAGCTGTTGTCGGGGGAAGCTGACGTTTGTACTCATTTCGCAGGGGTATGCTGAAAAAATAAGACCCATGGTTCGAGATGGTGTGTATTTTATGTATGAAGCTCTTCATGGCTCCCCAAAGAAGATCCTTGTTGAAGGAGCCAATGCAGCATTACTTGATATTGACTTTGGTAAGTTATATTCTAAACTCAGCTTAACTCCTAAGAGAAcggttttattttgatttgtgtttATACTGACtttgcaaacagcaggaaaagagagaaaatagtCTTTCCTTAATAGGAACAGATCTCCCAGAAGTAAAGCTCATTAAAACAGAGATTGTATCATTAACAGGATTAGTGTTTAGGgtttaaatattgatttttacTGAAGTTTATTCCAGTGCAGCTGAAATTTCATTGCAGATATTCTTGTCTTGATTGCTTTTAAATGTGTGTGCACATTGTCAAACAATCTAGGTACTCATTGCAGTGCAGTTTAGGTAAttcctctgccatggcaggaggatTAAACTGGTGCAGCAACCTCTAAGTCTTGCCACTACAGTtggtctctgctctgctttcttaCCAAAAGTCTAATTAaatcaatgaagaaaaaaattaaggactGAAGAGATTCTCCAGTCCAGAGTCACTGTGTAGAGATCATAAGTAACCTCTTAAGACTTAGGCAATTTGTGGCAAATACTCAGAGCCAGTTGTGCAGAGCATTGGGAATGCCAGTCTGTGACCTTTACACCAGGCTCTCCATGAACgtaatggaaataatttctgtgataCACAGAATGTTGAAAAAAGAGCTTTACACAGCAGAAGCATCATATAATAGATCCCGTGCCTAATGGAGGTAGTATTGAGATGCTTTTGAATTTCTCCCTTGGGTGCAATCCTCGGTGAAAGTTGTAAAGGATGAATGACACATAATAAAAAGAATTTGCCTCCCTCTTTGGCTGCTGTTCCAGTTTAGCTTTAAAGCCAAACATAGAAGCGAAAACCTTCTTTGAACTGATAAAAAACAGTCTTTGTTTCTTACCGTGGCTGacagagggctgtgctgctgtgttttcctggcaGGCACGTATCCCTTCGTGACCTCCTCGAACTGCACCGTGGGCGGTGTGTGCACCGGGCTGGGCGTTCCTCCGCAGCACGTGGGGGATGTGTACGGCGTGGTGAAGGCTTACACCACCCGCGTGGGCATCGGCGCCTTCCCCACCGAGCAGATCAATGTAGGTTTAGTGTTACAAAATGGGCTGTACCCAGCTGGCAACAAGTACCAGTGCAATGGGGTAAGGGTTGTTCCACTCGTAAATAAGCACGGTGATAATGATGCTGAGCAATCGCACCCATGAAGAGAAGAGAATTGCGTTATGGTGTTCGTCATGAGAGGAGAGAAACACGCCTGTGATGATGTTTACATTGCAGTGACCGCGCTTCTGTTGTAATGATCAATGTCATCATCTTATGTAACAGCATTAGGTGTATTTCAGTGGAGAGAGTTTGTTGTGGACTGGAACTGTCAGTGCATCCCAGAAGAGCTTAAATTACAAGAGCAACTTCTGTGCTTAACAGCCTGTGTTCTGTgtgatttataaaataaaggtGGTGTGTGTGTCAGCCAGTCAGGCACAAATGGGTCGATAAAAAGAAGGGGAGAGATTTTGGTTATTTTAAACTGTCTgctgtattttcattattaagaCACTAGAAAGCTCAGGTTATTGATTATGAGCTATGTATGCAGCAATCTCTAGGGCAGTGTTCTGAATCTAATTTAAGGATTTAGTCACTGAAGTCTTTAATGGCTCAGATGAGTTGATGGTATCCTTTGGGTTTATGAATCATGACCATAAAgtttcttccttctttatttttaccACAATATAGCCACTGCCAGTGTGAATGGAACAGCTGGCAGTCTCACACTGCAGTAGAAGCAAGGAGCCCTCGGTGGTTTGACCTAGACCTTGTACAAGCATTAGTCTTGTCCCCAAAACCAAAAGATGTCAAAAGACCAGATGAAGAAActaaatgcaaacaaaattttatAAAGGACTGAATTGTCAAAAAAATCTTCCAGTTGGATGAAGGGAGAAAAGTCTCTCCTTGGAGCACAAAAGTTATATTAAATACGTGATTTGAAATTCTAGTGATTGCAATACAAAAACCCTGTGCACGAGAGGATTTGCTATCTGCTTAGTCCTCTcctagcaatttttttttcctgaaaaatagcTTTCAAATTGGAACGACTGTATTTTTCTTGCTATTCCTCTATATtggtttctctttgttttccagacaTGTTTTCAGTGAAGCACCATCAGcattctctctttcttcttctagGAAATTGGAGATCTTTTACAGTCCCGTGGCCATGAATGGGGGGTAACTACGGGCAGAAAGAGACGCTGTGGCTGGTTAGATCTGGTCATTTTGAAATATGCTCATATGATCAACGGATTCACTGCGTAAGCATCACAGATTTTGCGCTACATTTGGAAGTGATAATTTTGTGCTTCGCAGAATAAATATGTAGGTAACATTATTATAAGTCCAGTAAAGTGTCACATTTTAAGCAATACAATAATGC
This region of Motacilla alba alba isolate MOTALB_02 chromosome 5, Motacilla_alba_V1.0_pri, whole genome shotgun sequence genomic DNA includes:
- the ADSS1 gene encoding adenylosuccinate synthetase isozyme 1, whose translation is MSGTRASNDRSGHPAAGGLKRARSEPGGNKVTVVLGAQWGDEGKGKVVDLLATESDIVCRCQGGNNAGHTVVVDGKEYDFHLFPSGIINPKAISFIGNGVVIHLPGLFEEAEKNEKKGLKDWEKRLIISDRAHIVFDFHQAVDGLQEVQRQAQEGKNIGTTKKGIGPTYSSKAARTGLRICDLLSDFDEFSSRFKNLAQQYKSMFPTLEIDTEGQLKKLKGYAEKIRPMVRDGVYFMYEALHGSPKKILVEGANAALLDIDFGTYPFVTSSNCTVGGVCTGLGVPPQHVGDVYGVVKAYTTRVGIGAFPTEQINEIGDLLQSRGHEWGVTTGRKRRCGWLDLVILKYAHMINGFTALALTKLDILDVLDEIKIGVAYKLGGKRIPYFPANQEILQKVEVEYETMPGWKTDTTGARKWEDLPPKAQNYIRCVENHVGVPVKWVGVGKSRESMIQLF